Part of the Verrucomicrobiia bacterium genome, CGGCAAAGCGTCCAGCAGCTCATTTGAAAACATCACTCCAGTCACGCCTGCGGCGGGAAGCTCCGTCGGAGAACCGAACCATTTGACCTTCCCAGCGAAGTCGTGCAGCGAGGCAGCCTGAAGCGCCCGCAATTGCGCCGAGGGCTCGATGATCCAATACTCCGTTGCGTCAAAAATCTGTTGCCGCCAGCGTCGCAGCCATCCCAGCACGTCAGTCGCGAGCCGCCCGCGGTTCGCCCCCGCCTCGACGAATTGCACACCACGCTCCGGCGCCCGCAGCTCGCCGGCCCAATCCGCGAGCTGAAAGGCGAGCAGTTCTCCAAACATCGGCCCGACACTCACGCTCGTGTAAAAATCGCCACCCCGTCCCACCTTGTCAGATTCTCTCTCGTAAAATCCATAATGTGGACAATACAGGGCCAGCTCCATGAATCGTTCGAAGCTGATCCAGCCGGATTTGCGGATGTCGCCGGAAATAATTTCAGTAAGCGAATTCAAAGGACGATGACTGGTGCGAATTTAGCTGATAACCCGCCGTTGCAACCAGTGTATGGCAAAAATTGACGCGTTCTTTAACCTGATGTTCGAGCAGAAGGCCTCGGACCTGCACCTTTCCTCGGGCAACTCGCCGATGCTGCGCATCAATGGCGAATTGCAACGCGTGGATTTCCCGCCACTCGAAAGCGACGCGCTGAAGACGATTCTTTACGAGATCGCA contains:
- a CDS encoding SAM-dependent methyltransferase, producing the protein MNSLTEIISGDIRKSGWISFERFMELALYCPHYGFYERESDKVGRGGDFYTSVSVGPMFGELLAFQLADWAGELRAPERGVQFVEAGANRGRLATDVLGWLRRWRQQIFDATEYWIIEPSAQLRALQAASLHDFAGKVKWFGSPTELPAAGVTGVMFSNELLDALPLRRLGWDRARGSWFEWGVTLEAGAFAWARGPACAVESVAAIPQPVADVLPDGYSIEVQSAACGWWSAAAARLRHGRLLAFDYGFLEDQWIIP